The proteins below are encoded in one region of Amycolatopsis magusensis:
- a CDS encoding alpha-ketoglutarate-dependent dioxygenase AlkB has protein sequence MSTELQGSLFDTGAEVGLRPLDAIERTTLGDGAWIDVLPGWLTGASELFERLVHEVPWYGEQRWMYERIVDVPRLLCFYEESQPLPHAVLTEARRRLSAHYATELGEPFRTAGLCYYRDGQDSVAWHGDTIGRGSSEDTMVAIISVGAPRTLALRPRGGGESVKLPLGHGDLIVMGGSCQRTWEHAIPKTSKAVGPRISIQFRPRGVR, from the coding sequence ATGTCCACAGAGCTGCAGGGTTCCCTGTTCGACACCGGGGCGGAGGTCGGCCTGCGCCCGCTCGATGCCATCGAGCGCACCACGCTGGGCGACGGCGCCTGGATCGACGTGCTGCCCGGCTGGCTCACCGGGGCGAGCGAGTTGTTCGAACGCCTGGTACACGAGGTGCCGTGGTACGGCGAGCAGCGCTGGATGTACGAGCGCATCGTCGACGTACCGCGGTTGCTGTGCTTCTACGAGGAGTCCCAGCCGTTGCCGCACGCCGTGCTCACCGAGGCGCGGCGGCGGTTGAGCGCGCACTACGCCACCGAACTCGGCGAGCCCTTCCGCACGGCGGGGCTGTGTTACTACCGGGACGGCCAGGACAGCGTCGCCTGGCACGGCGACACCATCGGCCGCGGCAGCAGCGAGGACACCATGGTCGCGATCATCTCCGTCGGGGCGCCGCGCACCCTGGCCCTGCGACCTCGCGGCGGCGGCGAGTCGGTCAAGCTCCCGCTGGGCCACGGCGACCTGATCGTGATGGGTGGTTCGTGCCAGCGCACCTGGGAGCACGCCATCCCGAAGACGAGCAAAGCGGTGGGGCCGCGCATCAGCATCCAGTTCCGCCCGAGGGGGGTGCGCTGA
- a CDS encoding LysR family transcriptional regulator produces MELREIEIFLTLAEELHFGRTAERLRVSQARVSQSIRKAERQIGAPLFERTSRRVALTPIGARLHSDLRPAYRRIEEGLARAKAAGRGVTGVLRLGFEAPGVADLITSTLDTFRTGNPECEVQIREADFTDPFAKLRHGEVDALITLLPADEPGVVTGPTVYSEQMVLAVSSRHPFASREFVTLSDLARDTVLRAAHPPAPYWQDEPWYTPDGHPVRRGEPVATFQELLSAVATGAGICPLAAHAADYFGRPSLRFLPFRDAPAVHWGLVWLASGETTRIRALATACA; encoded by the coding sequence GTGGAGCTGCGCGAGATCGAGATCTTCCTGACGCTGGCCGAGGAACTGCACTTCGGGCGGACGGCTGAGCGGCTGCGGGTGTCGCAGGCGCGGGTCAGCCAGTCGATCCGGAAGGCGGAGCGGCAGATCGGCGCGCCGCTGTTCGAGCGGACCAGCCGCCGGGTGGCGCTGACGCCGATCGGCGCCCGGCTGCACAGCGACCTGCGGCCCGCGTACCGCCGCATCGAAGAGGGTCTGGCCCGCGCGAAGGCCGCCGGGCGAGGGGTCACCGGCGTGCTGCGACTGGGTTTCGAAGCTCCCGGCGTGGCGGATCTGATCACGTCTACTTTGGACACCTTCCGCACCGGGAATCCGGAGTGCGAGGTGCAGATCCGGGAGGCCGACTTCACCGATCCGTTCGCCAAGCTGCGGCACGGCGAGGTGGACGCGCTGATCACCCTGCTCCCGGCCGACGAACCCGGCGTGGTCACCGGCCCGACCGTCTACAGTGAACAGATGGTGCTGGCGGTCTCGTCGCGGCACCCCTTCGCTTCCCGGGAGTTCGTGACCCTGTCGGACCTGGCCCGCGACACCGTGCTGCGGGCCGCGCACCCGCCCGCGCCCTACTGGCAGGACGAGCCCTGGTACACCCCGGACGGCCACCCCGTGCGCCGCGGGGAGCCGGTGGCCACCTTCCAGGAACTGCTCTCCGCGGTGGCGACCGGCGCGGGCATCTGCCCGCTGGCCGCGCACGCCGCCGACTACTTCGGCAGGCCGTCGCTGCGCTTCCTCCCGTTCCGGGACGCACCGGCCGTGCACTGGGGCCTGGTGTGGCTCGCGTCCGGCGAAACCACGCGAATCCGCGCGCTCGCCACGGCTTGCGCGTAA
- the cysC gene encoding adenylyl-sulfate kinase: MSTELLRIATAGSVDDGKSTLIGRLLFDSKALFTDQLAAVERTSRERGEEQPNLALLTDGLRAEREQGITIDVAHRYFATPRRKFIIADTPGHIQYTRNMVTGASTADLALILVDARKGIVEQSRRHAFLASLLGIPHLVLCVNKMDLVGWSRERFDELRTEFGRFATKLDVHDLTFIPLSALTGDNVVHRGTAMPWYEGTSLLHQLEEVHVASDRNLIDARLPVQYVIKRQQETGYFRGYAGTIAGGVFKPGDEVLVLPSRTRTTITAISGPGGEPLTEAFPPQAVTVQLDGQLDVGRGDLICRPRNQPHVSQELDAMVCWLADRAELTEGTKYVIRHTTRSTRALVRSVDYRLDITTLHREEHADSLSLNEIGRISLRTQEPLFFDEYRRNRATGGFILIDEQSGATVAAGTILAPGGTADVVWQATAVAREERGTRGATIWLTGLSGSGKSTVAVELERQLINAGRPAYLLDGDNLRTGINAGLGFSAEDRAENVRRAGEVAKLFADAGVVAVVSLISPYTADRAKVRAAHELAELPFLEVFVDTPLEICEDRDPKGMYAKARAGLISGFTGIDDPYEAPAEPELVLRPEDGDPAAMAAQVLALLR, from the coding sequence ATGAGTACCGAACTGCTCCGCATCGCGACCGCGGGCAGCGTGGACGACGGCAAGTCCACGCTCATCGGGCGGCTGCTGTTCGACTCCAAGGCCTTGTTCACCGACCAGCTCGCCGCGGTCGAACGCACCAGCCGCGAACGCGGCGAGGAACAGCCGAACCTGGCGCTGCTCACCGACGGCCTGCGCGCGGAACGCGAACAGGGCATCACCATCGACGTCGCGCACCGGTACTTCGCCACGCCACGGCGGAAGTTCATCATCGCGGACACCCCGGGCCACATCCAGTACACCCGCAACATGGTCACCGGCGCGTCCACCGCGGACCTCGCGCTGATCCTGGTCGACGCCCGGAAAGGCATCGTCGAGCAGTCGCGGCGGCACGCGTTCCTGGCTTCACTGCTGGGAATTCCGCACCTCGTGCTGTGTGTGAACAAAATGGACCTGGTCGGCTGGTCGCGTGAGCGGTTCGACGAACTGCGTACCGAATTCGGCCGGTTCGCCACCAAACTCGACGTGCACGACCTCACCTTCATCCCGCTGTCCGCGCTCACCGGCGACAACGTGGTGCACCGCGGCACGGCGATGCCCTGGTACGAAGGCACTTCCCTGCTGCACCAACTCGAAGAGGTGCACGTCGCCTCGGATCGGAACCTGATCGACGCCCGGCTGCCGGTGCAGTACGTGATCAAGCGCCAGCAGGAAACCGGCTACTTCCGGGGTTACGCGGGCACGATCGCGGGCGGGGTCTTCAAACCCGGTGACGAGGTGCTCGTGCTGCCGTCGCGCACGAGGACCACCATCACGGCGATCTCCGGCCCCGGCGGTGAACCGCTGACCGAGGCTTTCCCACCGCAGGCGGTGACCGTGCAACTCGACGGGCAGCTCGACGTCGGCCGCGGTGACCTGATCTGCCGCCCGCGCAACCAGCCGCACGTGAGCCAGGAGCTGGACGCGATGGTCTGCTGGCTGGCCGACCGCGCCGAGCTCACCGAGGGCACGAAGTACGTCATCCGGCACACCACCCGCAGCACCAGGGCACTCGTGCGCTCGGTGGACTACCGCCTGGACATCACCACGCTGCACCGCGAGGAACACGCGGATTCCCTGTCCCTCAACGAGATCGGCCGGATCAGCCTGCGCACGCAGGAGCCGCTGTTCTTCGACGAGTACCGCCGCAACCGCGCCACCGGCGGCTTCATCCTGATCGACGAGCAGTCCGGCGCCACCGTCGCCGCGGGCACGATCCTGGCGCCGGGTGGCACGGCGGACGTGGTCTGGCAGGCCACCGCGGTCGCCAGGGAGGAACGCGGCACGCGTGGCGCGACGATCTGGCTGACCGGGCTGTCCGGCTCCGGCAAGTCCACCGTGGCGGTGGAGCTCGAACGGCAGCTGATCAACGCCGGCCGTCCCGCCTACCTGCTCGACGGTGACAACCTGCGGACCGGCATCAACGCCGGTCTCGGGTTCAGCGCCGAGGACCGCGCGGAGAACGTGCGGCGCGCGGGTGAGGTGGCGAAGCTGTTCGCCGACGCCGGGGTGGTCGCCGTGGTGTCGCTGATCAGCCCGTACACCGCCGACCGGGCGAAGGTGCGTGCCGCGCACGAACTGGCCGAACTGCCGTTCCTGGAGGTCTTCGTCGACACCCCGCTGGAAATCTGCGAGGACCGCGACCCGAAGGGCATGTACGCCAAGGCCCGCGCGGGCCTGATCAGCGGTTTCACCGGTATCGACGACCCGTACGAGGCCCCGGCCGAACCCGAGCTGGTCCTCCGGCCGGAGGACGGCGATCCGGCGGCGATGGCCGCGCAGGTGCTCGCGCTGCTGCGGTAA
- a CDS encoding response regulator transcription factor, with protein sequence MRVLVVEDDEDIRVAVAAALRGSGFAVDAVADLPPADEALFVNSYDCVVFDRMLPGGDSLSYVRARRQGGWAVPVLFLTALDAVSERIAGLRDGGDDYLVKPFAVPELVARVGSLCRRMGAGPPPVLRHADLELDTGRREVRRGGVLLTLTRTQFTVLRLLLAAEGEPVPRAELIRTAWDEMANPASNVLDVVIGQLRRKLREPPLIHTVRNVGYRLGE encoded by the coding sequence GTGCGTGTGCTGGTGGTCGAGGACGATGAGGACATCCGGGTAGCGGTGGCGGCGGCCTTGCGCGGCAGCGGTTTCGCGGTCGACGCGGTGGCCGATCTCCCGCCGGCGGACGAGGCGCTGTTCGTCAATTCCTACGACTGCGTGGTCTTCGACCGGATGCTGCCCGGCGGCGATTCGCTGTCCTACGTGCGGGCGCGGCGGCAGGGCGGCTGGGCGGTGCCGGTGCTGTTCCTGACCGCGCTCGACGCGGTCTCCGAGCGGATCGCGGGGCTGCGCGACGGCGGGGACGACTACCTGGTCAAGCCGTTCGCCGTGCCGGAACTGGTGGCGCGGGTCGGCAGCCTGTGCCGCCGCATGGGCGCCGGCCCGCCACCGGTGCTGCGGCACGCCGACCTGGAACTGGACACCGGCCGCCGCGAAGTGCGCCGCGGCGGGGTCCTGCTCACCCTGACCCGCACGCAGTTCACCGTGCTGCGACTGCTGCTCGCCGCCGAGGGGGAACCGGTGCCGCGGGCCGAGCTGATCCGGACGGCGTGGGACGAAATGGCGAATCCGGCGTCGAACGTGCTGGACGTGGTGATCGGGCAACTGCGGCGCAAGCTGCGCGAGCCGCCCCTGATCCACACCGTGCGGAACGTGGGATACCGGCTCGGCGAGTAG
- a CDS encoding alpha/beta hydrolase, translated as MIKGAALRTRVAAMPGVRRLRRPVGDGRSFDLHYVRAGPPGDCPLLIIPGGPGLASVLPYHHLRRDAAARGLDVVMVEHRGVGLSRTDDDGADLPFSALTVEQVVDDLAAVLDDCGVRRAVVYGSSYGTYLAQGLGVRHPGRVQSMVLDSPMLSAHDDHAQRTALRELYLDGPLAGLIESGVVAAEETGQVLQVVHEFGGPRQVDRLLRLMASGRGDRVWRWLIGLGELETAEIKRFVMEFDLVGVIAFAELGFAPKPDGRPLDVNLYFGDLAAAYPPFRGEPFDLTNALRRFHWPVAVLSGDHDIRTPRAIAQRVAALAPDGVLVPLAGTGHSALDTHRLAALTAARIVVGGRHRELPRLAPRLADLPRRGPGKVLSSLLTARLALGRIVSL; from the coding sequence ATGATCAAGGGCGCTGCCCTGCGCACCCGGGTCGCCGCGATGCCGGGGGTGCGCCGGTTGCGCCGTCCCGTCGGTGACGGGCGATCGTTCGACCTGCACTACGTCCGGGCCGGGCCGCCGGGTGACTGCCCGCTGCTGATCATCCCGGGCGGGCCGGGGCTGGCGTCGGTCCTGCCGTACCACCACCTGCGCAGGGACGCCGCGGCTCGCGGCCTCGACGTGGTGATGGTCGAGCACCGCGGAGTCGGGCTGTCGCGCACCGACGACGACGGCGCCGACCTGCCGTTCTCCGCGCTGACCGTCGAGCAGGTGGTCGACGACCTGGCCGCCGTGCTCGACGACTGCGGGGTGCGACGCGCGGTGGTCTACGGTTCGTCGTACGGGACCTACCTCGCGCAGGGGCTCGGCGTGCGGCACCCGGGCCGGGTGCAGTCGATGGTGCTCGACTCGCCGATGCTGTCGGCGCACGACGACCACGCCCAGCGGACCGCGTTGCGCGAGCTGTACCTGGACGGCCCGCTCGCCGGGCTGATCGAGTCCGGGGTGGTCGCGGCCGAGGAGACCGGGCAGGTGCTCCAGGTGGTGCACGAGTTCGGCGGGCCGCGGCAGGTCGACCGGCTGCTGCGGTTGATGGCCAGTGGCCGTGGCGACCGTGTGTGGCGGTGGCTGATCGGGCTCGGCGAACTGGAGACGGCCGAGATCAAGCGGTTCGTGATGGAGTTCGACCTGGTCGGCGTGATCGCCTTCGCCGAACTCGGCTTCGCGCCGAAGCCCGACGGCAGGCCGCTCGACGTGAACCTCTACTTCGGCGACCTCGCGGCGGCGTACCCGCCGTTCCGCGGGGAACCGTTCGACCTGACCAACGCGCTGCGCCGGTTCCACTGGCCGGTGGCGGTGCTCTCCGGCGACCACGACATCCGCACGCCGCGTGCGATCGCCCAGCGCGTCGCCGCGCTGGCGCCGGACGGCGTGCTAGTGCCGCTGGCCGGAACTGGACACAGTGCACTCGACACGCACCGGCTCGCGGCGCTGACCGCCGCGCGGATCGTCGTCGGCGGCAGGCACCGGGAACTGCCACGACTGGCTCCGCGGCTCGCCGACCTGCCGCGCCGCGGGCCGGGCAAGGTGCTCAGCAGCCTGCTCACCGCCCGGCTGGCCCTCGGCCGGATCGTCTCACTGTGA
- a CDS encoding S1 family peptidase: MKTSRWASLLKKSAIVVAGAATAIGLATAPAVASPPTPDGGVQPTVVGGTKAAQGEFPWMVRLSMGCGGALYKPNVVLTAAHCVSRTGANTSITATLGVVDLQSSSAIKVKSTYVYRSPTYPTSTGGDWALIKLASPVNNIPLLPIATTASYNSGTFDVAGWGAATQGGAQQRYLLKAKVPFISDTQCRSAGGSYSGLIDAAEICAGVWATGGTDTCQGDSGGPMFRRDNNNAWIQVGIVSWGEGCALAKKPGVYTEVSTFASAIASAANNI, encoded by the coding sequence ATGAAGACCAGCAGGTGGGCCAGTCTGCTCAAAAAGTCCGCGATCGTCGTGGCCGGGGCCGCGACGGCGATCGGCCTCGCCACCGCGCCGGCGGTCGCCTCGCCCCCCACGCCGGACGGCGGCGTGCAACCGACCGTGGTCGGCGGCACCAAGGCGGCGCAGGGTGAGTTCCCGTGGATGGTGCGGCTCTCCATGGGCTGCGGCGGGGCGCTGTACAAGCCGAACGTGGTGCTGACCGCGGCGCACTGCGTCAGCCGGACGGGCGCCAACACCAGCATCACCGCGACGCTCGGTGTGGTGGACCTGCAGAGCTCCAGCGCCATCAAGGTGAAGTCCACCTACGTGTACCGCTCGCCAACGTACCCGACGTCCACCGGTGGTGACTGGGCGCTGATCAAGCTGGCCTCGCCGGTGAACAACATCCCGCTGCTGCCGATCGCGACCACCGCCTCGTACAACAGCGGCACCTTCGACGTCGCCGGCTGGGGCGCCGCCACCCAGGGCGGGGCGCAGCAGCGGTACCTGCTCAAGGCCAAGGTCCCGTTCATCAGCGACACCCAGTGCCGCTCGGCCGGTGGCAGCTACTCCGGCCTGATCGACGCCGCCGAGATCTGCGCCGGCGTGTGGGCCACCGGTGGCACCGACACCTGCCAGGGCGACTCGGGCGGCCCGATGTTCCGCCGCGACAACAACAACGCCTGGATCCAGGTCGGCATCGTCAGCTGGGGCGAGGGTTGTGCCCTGGCCAAGAAGCCGGGCGTCTACACCGAGGTGAGCACCTTCGCCTCCGCCATCGCCTCCGCCGCGAACAACATCTAG